One Alphaproteobacteria bacterium LSUCC0396 genomic region harbors:
- a CDS encoding NAD+ synthase: protein MTKPVLIALAQMNAHLGKVNANVSRLAEARAKSALQGAEIIVTPEMFLSGYPCDDLVLRNDFMADVAAGIDQLTELTSDGGPAIVVGAPAAIDGAIYNSVFVLDGGKQLARLDKVNLPNYGVFDDKRNFTAGQMPGPAMLRGLKIGFPICEDIWEPNVAECLEESGADLIIAINASPFDISKPERRMSTIVARTVETGLPVAYVNMVGGQDELVYDGSSFAINAGGKLACHLPSFSESIVVISAQKTAGMVALTGQITPPDSDLTALYRGLCLGLRDYVHKNGFPGVLLGLSGGIDSALVAALAVDALGAEAVHAVMMPSAFTSQESLDDAAEMAAALGIRLDTIAITPAVDALGTMLADQFAGTAPNVAEENIQSRLRGLILMGISNKHGAMVLATGNKSEYAAGYSTLYGDMCGGYAPLKDVWKVDVFRLCEWRNRHLPRGAAGPEGLVIPQAIIDKPPSAELRPDQKDTDSLPPYDQLDAIMAALCEEMADIETIVARGYNRDDVTQASQLLFRAEYKRFQAAPGPKMTPVAFGRDRRLPLTSGFNPIKR, encoded by the coding sequence ATGACAAAGCCGGTTCTTATCGCGCTGGCGCAGATGAATGCGCATCTTGGCAAGGTAAATGCTAATGTTAGCCGCCTTGCTGAGGCCCGCGCCAAATCAGCGCTACAAGGTGCTGAAATCATCGTGACGCCTGAAATGTTTTTGTCGGGCTATCCTTGCGATGACCTAGTGCTGCGCAATGATTTTATGGCTGATGTCGCCGCTGGTATTGATCAGTTGACAGAGCTGACGTCGGATGGCGGGCCGGCGATTGTGGTTGGGGCGCCTGCTGCCATTGATGGTGCCATTTACAATTCGGTCTTTGTGCTTGATGGCGGCAAACAGCTTGCCAGATTGGACAAGGTGAATCTGCCCAACTACGGCGTGTTCGATGATAAGCGCAACTTTACCGCAGGTCAGATGCCCGGCCCGGCGATGCTGCGCGGGTTGAAAATCGGGTTTCCGATCTGTGAGGATATCTGGGAGCCGAATGTAGCTGAATGTCTCGAGGAGTCCGGGGCTGATCTGATTATCGCGATTAATGCCTCGCCGTTTGATATCAGTAAACCAGAACGCCGGATGTCGACGATTGTTGCGCGCACGGTCGAAACTGGCCTGCCGGTCGCTTATGTAAATATGGTTGGTGGGCAGGATGAGCTGGTCTATGACGGCAGCTCTTTTGCCATTAATGCTGGCGGCAAGCTCGCGTGTCATTTGCCTAGTTTTTCTGAGTCTATCGTGGTGATTTCGGCGCAGAAAACCGCCGGAATGGTGGCATTGACTGGCCAGATCACCCCGCCTGACAGTGATCTGACCGCGCTTTACCGCGGTTTGTGCCTTGGGCTGCGCGATTACGTTCATAAAAACGGCTTTCCCGGCGTTTTGCTGGGATTGTCGGGGGGCATTGACTCGGCTTTGGTGGCGGCACTTGCGGTTGATGCGCTTGGTGCAGAGGCAGTTCATGCGGTGATGATGCCGTCGGCCTTTACCAGTCAGGAAAGCCTTGATGATGCTGCTGAAATGGCGGCGGCGCTTGGTATACGGCTAGATACCATTGCGATTACACCGGCGGTAGATGCGCTTGGCACGATGTTGGCTGACCAGTTTGCCGGCACCGCGCCTAATGTTGCCGAGGAAAATATCCAGTCGCGGCTGCGCGGTTTGATTTTGATGGGCATTTCCAACAAACATGGTGCGATGGTGCTGGCGACGGGTAATAAATCTGAATATGCCGCAGGCTATTCAACGCTATATGGCGATATGTGTGGCGGTTATGCGCCGCTGAAGGATGTTTGGAAGGTCGATGTTTTCCGTTTGTGTGAATGGCGTAACCGGCATTTGCCGCGCGGTGCGGCAGGCCCAGAAGGTTTGGTCATCCCCCAAGCGATCATTGATAAGCCGCCATCAGCAGAACTGCGCCCCGATCAAAAGGATACGGACTCGCTGCCACCCTACGACCAGCTGGACGCGATTATGGCCGCGTTGTGCGAGGAAATGGCTGATATCGAAACAATCGTTGCACGCGGATATAACCGTGATGATGTTACCCAAGCAAGCCAGCTATTATTCCGTGCTGAATATAAGCGGTTTCAGGCGGCTCCCGGGCCAAAGATGACGCCGGTTGCTTTTGGCCGTGATCGCCGTCTGCCCTTGACCTCTGGCTTTAATCCGATAAAACGCTAA
- the gltX gene encoding glutamate--tRNA ligase, with translation MTAIKVRFAPSPTGRLHVGNLRTALVNYLFARKTGGQFMLRIDDTDTERSSAAFEADIRADLEWMGMGWDCEDRQSLRLERYDAALATLIAAGRAYACYETPEELSLKRKAQLSAGRPPVYDRTGLKLSDDEKAKFEAQGRRPHWRFLLNDAEVSWHDMVRGDVAYHMSSLSDPVLMREDGRVIYTMASVVDDIDHGITHILRGEDHVTNSAAQIQLFEALGANAPTMGHLALLAGADGEGLSKRLGSMSIGELRQSEIEPAAIASVLARIGTADPVEAKLDMAQIIAGFDITRFGRATAKFDPAELQKINAQIIQEMPFELVTARLEEIGVKGDALFWETVRGNIMNLGEAKIWWDICTGEITPIIDANNVTNAAAALLPQGDLDASIWKGWTTAIAAETGVKGKGLFMPLRLALTGVEAGPELAPLLGLIGRERVLKRLQGVAA, from the coding sequence ATGACTGCAATTAAAGTCCGCTTTGCCCCTAGCCCCACTGGGCGGCTGCATGTTGGTAATTTACGGACAGCGTTGGTGAATTACCTGTTTGCGCGCAAAACTGGTGGTCAGTTTATGCTGCGGATTGACGACACTGACACCGAGAGGTCGAGTGCGGCGTTCGAGGCTGATATCAGAGCCGATCTTGAATGGATGGGCATGGGCTGGGACTGTGAGGACCGCCAATCGCTTCGCCTTGAGCGTTATGATGCGGCGCTAGCCACGCTGATTGCGGCTGGGCGGGCTTATGCCTGTTATGAGACGCCTGAGGAATTGTCGCTAAAGCGTAAAGCACAGCTATCGGCTGGCAGGCCGCCGGTTTATGACCGCACAGGCCTGAAGCTAAGCGATGATGAAAAAGCCAAATTTGAGGCACAAGGCCGGCGTCCGCATTGGCGGTTTTTGCTGAATGATGCCGAGGTCAGCTGGCACGATATGGTGCGGGGTGATGTCGCCTATCATATGTCTAGCCTGTCCGATCCGGTTTTAATGCGTGAAGATGGGCGGGTGATCTATACGATGGCCTCGGTGGTTGATGATATTGATCATGGCATTACGCATATTCTGCGCGGCGAGGATCATGTGACGAATTCAGCGGCACAGATTCAGCTTTTCGAAGCGCTGGGTGCGAACGCCCCAACGATGGGTCATCTTGCGCTACTGGCTGGTGCTGACGGCGAGGGATTGTCAAAACGCCTTGGCAGCATGTCGATTGGTGAATTGCGGCAGAGCGAGATTGAGCCAGCGGCGATTGCTAGCGTTCTTGCCCGTATCGGCACCGCAGATCCGGTCGAGGCAAAGCTCGACATGGCACAGATCATTGCCGGTTTTGACATCACCCGGTTTGGCCGTGCTACAGCCAAATTCGATCCGGCCGAATTACAGAAAATCAATGCGCAGATTATTCAGGAAATGCCGTTTGAATTGGTCACTGCGCGCCTCGAAGAAATCGGCGTAAAGGGCGATGCACTATTCTGGGAAACAGTGCGTGGCAATATCATGAACCTTGGCGAGGCAAAAATCTGGTGGGATATCTGTACTGGTGAAATAACGCCGATCATTGATGCGAACAACGTTACCAATGCAGCTGCTGCGCTGTTGCCGCAAGGTGATCTTGATGCCTCGATATGGAAAGGGTGGACAACTGCCATCGCGGCCGAAACCGGGGTAAAGGGCAAGGGGCTTTTCATGCCGTTGCGGCTGGCGCTAACCGGGGTTGAGGCTGGCCCTGAGCTGGCGCCTTTGCTGGGTCTAATAGGCCGTGAGCGCGTGTTAAAGCGCCTGCAAGGGGTGGCCGCATGA
- the cysS gene encoding cysteine--tRNA ligase codes for MTVLRLHNTLTRKKEDFVPIDPDHVRVYACGPTVYGRIHVGNARPIVVFDVLVRLLRLRHSKVTYVRNITDVDDKINVRASERGIQIDELCAETIETFHQDTARLSALAPDIEPRATHHIAEMQAMITTLIEKGHAYEADGHVLFQVSTMDHYGALSKRSMDDMIAGARVEVAPYKREPADFILWKPSSDDQPGWDSPWGRGRPGWHIECSAMAKTYLGEVFDIHAGGLDLIFPHHENEIAQSCCAHDQPKMAHYWLHNGFVTMNDEKMSKSLGNIISVTDAADQYRGETLRAALLSAHYRAPLDLSDSAMRDARNGLDRLYRAVGDIVFDADKIDAGFTDCLLDDLNTPAAIARLHELARLANKGDTSAAIALKASASVLGLLQQDAESWAKAGDAATDAATADGMDDAAIDALIEARKQARANRDFAKADEIRDQLTDAGIILEDSADGTVWRRR; via the coding sequence ATGACGGTGCTGAGACTGCATAATACGCTGACACGCAAAAAGGAAGATTTTGTTCCGATTGATCCTGATCATGTGCGTGTCTATGCTTGCGGCCCAACGGTTTATGGCCGTATCCATGTCGGCAATGCACGTCCGATCGTGGTGTTTGATGTTTTGGTCCGGCTGTTACGCCTGCGTCACTCAAAAGTAACCTATGTTCGCAATATCACCGATGTTGACGACAAGATTAATGTCAGGGCTAGTGAACGCGGCATTCAGATTGACGAGCTATGCGCCGAAACGATTGAGACTTTTCATCAAGATACTGCCCGCCTTAGTGCGCTGGCACCTGACATTGAACCGCGCGCAACGCATCATATTGCTGAGATGCAGGCGATGATCACGACCCTGATCGAAAAGGGTCATGCCTATGAGGCCGATGGTCACGTGCTGTTTCAGGTTTCGACCATGGATCATTATGGGGCGCTGTCCAAGCGGTCGATGGATGATATGATTGCCGGTGCAAGGGTTGAGGTTGCCCCCTATAAGCGTGAGCCTGCGGATTTTATTCTGTGGAAGCCAAGCAGTGATGATCAACCCGGATGGGACAGCCCGTGGGGGCGTGGCCGTCCCGGCTGGCATATCGAATGTTCGGCGATGGCAAAGACCTATCTTGGTGAGGTCTTTGATATTCACGCTGGTGGACTTGATCTGATTTTTCCGCATCATGAAAATGAAATCGCGCAAAGCTGTTGTGCGCATGATCAGCCTAAAATGGCGCATTACTGGCTGCATAACGGTTTTGTGACGATGAATGACGAAAAAATGTCAAAATCGTTGGGGAATATCATTTCAGTCACCGACGCTGCCGACCAGTATCGCGGTGAAACATTGCGTGCGGCTTTGTTGTCGGCGCATTATCGCGCCCCACTGGATCTGTCGGATAGTGCGATGCGTGATGCACGCAACGGCCTTGACCGTCTGTATCGTGCGGTTGGCGATATTGTTTTTGACGCTGACAAGATTGACGCCGGATTTACCGATTGTTTGCTTGATGATTTAAACACGCCCGCGGCAATTGCCCGGCTGCATGAACTTGCGCGTCTCGCAAATAAGGGTGATACGTCAGCCGCGATCGCATTGAAGGCCAGCGCATCAGTGCTCGGGCTTTTGCAACAAGACGCTGAAAGCTGGGCAAAGGCGGGCGATGCAGCAACTGATGCGGCAACTGCTGACGGGATGGATGACGCGGCGATTGATGCGTTGATCGAGGCGCGGAAACAGGCGCGCGCAAATCGTGATTTTGCCAAGGCAGATGAAATTCGCGATCAACTGACCGACGCTGGTATAATTCTTGAAGATAGTGCCGATGGAACGGTTTGGCGGCGACGATAG
- the cimA gene encoding citramalate synthase, producing MGSDKIWLFDTTLRDGGQTRGVDFSRADKVAIAQALDDIGINYIEAGWPGANPTDDAFFAKPPSLKKAKLVAFGMTRRGGRSTANDPGLSAVIDAEADAACLVGKTWDFHVKTALNTTLDENLEMIRQSLIAAADRGREPIFDCEHFFDGYKNNPDFALDCIRAAQEGGATWVVLCDTNGGTLPDEVFEIVSAVHKKMPDVRLGIHCHNDAGVAVANSLAAIAAGARQVQGTINGLGERCGNANLITLIPTLVLKTDYETSISEASLPKLMGLSRFLDDRLNRTPDAHAPYVGAAAFAHKGGLHASAAQKDPRTYEHVPPEKVGNERHYLVSDQAGRSNMLARFAEFNIEIDPKDKRLDTLISVVKAKEFEGWSFDSAEASFELLARQMLGEVPEYFRIGRFRVMDERRFNARGELVVESEATTTIFVGDECFHEAAVGNGPVNAVDTAMRKALVAAYPSLADVELVDYKVRILDAAEGSGTGAITRVMIEFCVPDGTVWRTVGLSTNIIDASVAALGDGMIWKLQHDQIAGPKPKIK from the coding sequence ATGGGTAGCGATAAGATATGGCTGTTTGACACCACATTACGTGATGGTGGGCAAACCCGCGGCGTTGATTTTTCACGTGCGGACAAGGTTGCTATCGCGCAGGCTCTAGATGACATCGGGATTAATTATATCGAGGCTGGCTGGCCGGGGGCAAACCCAACCGATGATGCCTTTTTCGCCAAGCCCCCATCGCTGAAAAAGGCCAAGCTTGTTGCCTTTGGCATGACGCGGCGCGGCGGGCGCAGTACCGCCAATGATCCCGGGCTAAGCGCGGTGATTGATGCCGAGGCTGATGCCGCGTGCCTTGTTGGAAAAACGTGGGATTTTCATGTCAAAACCGCGTTAAATACGACGCTGGATGAAAATTTGGAAATGATCCGGCAATCATTAATCGCTGCCGCTGATCGTGGCCGTGAGCCAATATTTGATTGCGAGCATTTTTTCGACGGCTATAAAAATAACCCGGATTTTGCGCTTGATTGCATCCGCGCGGCACAGGAAGGTGGCGCAACATGGGTGGTCTTGTGCGATACGAACGGCGGCACGCTTCCTGATGAAGTGTTTGAAATTGTCAGTGCAGTCCACAAAAAAATGCCAGACGTTCGACTTGGTATTCATTGCCATAATGATGCCGGTGTTGCGGTGGCAAATTCACTGGCGGCAATCGCGGCTGGTGCGCGTCAAGTGCAGGGCACGATCAACGGCCTTGGCGAGCGTTGCGGCAACGCCAACCTGATCACCCTGATCCCGACATTGGTGCTAAAGACTGACTATGAAACCAGCATCTCCGAGGCCAGCTTGCCAAAGCTGATGGGGCTGTCACGGTTTCTTGATGACCGGTTGAACCGTACGCCTGATGCGCACGCGCCTTATGTCGGGGCGGCGGCATTCGCCCATAAGGGCGGTCTGCACGCCTCAGCAGCGCAAAAGGATCCGCGTACCTATGAGCATGTGCCGCCGGAAAAAGTCGGTAATGAGAGGCATTATCTTGTGTCCGATCAGGCTGGTCGTTCAAATATGCTGGCGCGGTTTGCCGAGTTCAATATTGAAATTGACCCCAAGGATAAACGGCTGGATACGCTGATTAGCGTGGTGAAAGCCAAGGAGTTCGAGGGCTGGTCGTTTGATTCTGCCGAAGCCAGCTTTGAGTTGTTGGCGCGCCAGATGCTGGGCGAGGTTCCGGAATATTTCCGCATTGGCCGGTTTCGCGTGATGGATGAACGCAGGTTCAATGCGCGCGGTGAATTGGTCGTTGAGTCCGAGGCGACAACAACAATTTTTGTTGGTGATGAATGTTTCCATGAGGCCGCCGTTGGTAATGGCCCGGTGAATGCAGTTGATACAGCGATGCGCAAAGCGCTGGTGGCAGCTTATCCATCCTTGGCCGATGTTGAGCTGGTCGATTATAAGGTGCGTATTCTCGATGCGGCCGAAGGCTCTGGAACGGGTGCGATTACCCGGGTGATGATCGAATTTTGCGTCCCTGATGGTACCGTGTGGCGCACTGTTGGATTGTCGACGAATATCATTGATGCGTCGGTTGCCGCGCTTGGCGATGGCATGATTTGGAAATTGCAGCATGATCAGATCGCTGGCCCAAAGCCAAAAATAAAATGA
- a CDS encoding RNA methyltransferase, whose protein sequence is MMTLPTAPIVILARPQMGENIGAAARAMMNCGLSELRLVAPRDGWPNPAALPMAAGGSQIIENARVFDSLAAAAHDVSLMLAASARRRDLPIKSTNPRAAAAMMLAHDRNNATHPDQSPTGRTAMLFGPEASGLDNDEVVLADVLVTAPLNPSYPSLNLAQAVLLMAWEWRMAAHLEAVAGAENTVGQAGHMPRPVQELPDARQASVKERDFFFQRLENALDDGGFFTAPDISNVVKRNLRALFTRAGLSAQEISTLHGVIQALTRKRR, encoded by the coding sequence ATGATGACGTTACCAACGGCGCCAATCGTCATTTTGGCGCGTCCTCAAATGGGCGAAAATATCGGCGCTGCGGCGCGTGCCATGATGAATTGCGGCCTCTCTGAGCTGCGGCTTGTTGCGCCGCGTGATGGGTGGCCGAATCCGGCAGCGTTACCGATGGCTGCAGGTGGTAGCCAGATTATTGAAAATGCGCGTGTTTTTGACAGTCTGGCCGCGGCGGCGCATGACGTGTCCTTGATGCTGGCAGCAAGCGCGAGGCGGCGTGACCTTCCGATTAAAAGTACTAATCCACGCGCTGCGGCGGCGATGATGCTGGCGCATGACCGGAATAACGCCACACATCCTGATCAATCACCAACCGGCCGGACGGCGATGCTATTTGGGCCAGAGGCATCTGGGCTGGATAATGATGAGGTGGTTCTGGCGGATGTTCTGGTGACAGCGCCGCTAAACCCGTCATATCCGTCGCTTAATCTTGCGCAGGCAGTTTTGCTAATGGCCTGGGAATGGCGGATGGCAGCGCATCTAGAGGCGGTGGCGGGAGCCGAAAATACGGTCGGGCAAGCCGGACATATGCCGCGCCCTGTTCAGGAATTACCCGACGCGCGGCAGGCATCGGTTAAAGAGCGCGATTTTTTCTTTCAGCGGCTTGAAAATGCGCTGGATGATGGCGGGTTCTTTACCGCCCCTGATATAAGTAATGTGGTAAAGCGGAACCTGCGGGCTTTATTTACCCGTGCCGGCCTTTCGGCGCAGGAAATCAGCACGCTTCATGGGGTGATTCAAGCGTTGACGCGAAAGCGGCGATAA
- the rpsD gene encoding 30S ribosomal protein S4, giving the protein MAKSDHKRHSAKHKIDRRLGVNLWGRPKSPVNSREYGPGQHGQRRKKPTDFGVQLMAKQKLKGYYGNIGEKQFKKYYAEAVRRRGDTGQNLIGILECRLDAVLYRSKMVPTVFAARQTINHGHVLVNGKRCNIASVMLKPGDVISLKDKAKNIPAVLDAIASVERDVPEYVDADHGKFSATFLRVPALDEVPYPVQMEPNLVVEYYSR; this is encoded by the coding sequence ATGGCAAAATCCGATCATAAGCGGCATTCCGCGAAACATAAAATTGACCGCCGTCTTGGTGTAAACCTATGGGGTCGTCCAAAATCTCCTGTAAATTCACGCGAATATGGCCCGGGCCAGCATGGTCAGCGCCGCAAAAAGCCAACTGACTTTGGTGTTCAGTTGATGGCCAAGCAAAAGCTTAAAGGCTATTACGGCAATATCGGTGAAAAGCAGTTCAAAAAATATTATGCCGAGGCTGTGCGCCGCCGCGGTGATACAGGCCAGAACCTGATCGGTATTCTTGAATGCCGTCTTGATGCTGTTCTGTATCGCTCGAAAATGGTTCCAACCGTTTTTGCCGCGCGCCAGACCATCAACCACGGCCATGTTTTGGTAAATGGCAAGCGTTGTAACATTGCGTCAGTCATGTTGAAGCCGGGCGATGTGATCAGCCTGAAAGACAAGGCAAAGAACATCCCAGCGGTTCTTGATGCGATTGCGTCAGTCGAGCGTGATGTTCCTGAATATGTCGATGCTGACCATGGAAAATTCTCGGCAACTTTCTTGCGGGTGCCAGCGCTGGATGAGGTGCCTTACCCAGTTCAGATGGAACCAAATCTGGTGGTCGAATATTACTCACGTTAA
- a CDS encoding antibiotic biosynthesis monooxygenase has translation MTDGGGNADSDWPERYFAVIFTSQRSLSGDDIYEIAANRMVTLAQQQPGFLGVESVRADDGIGITVSYWTDRDAISQWRHNAEHMATQAMGRQEFYDWYRIRIAEVVSERAFLSDNIVQGQPASD, from the coding sequence ATGACTGATGGCGGTGGCAATGCAGATAGCGACTGGCCGGAACGCTATTTTGCGGTGATTTTTACGAGTCAGCGCAGCCTCAGCGGCGACGATATCTATGAAATTGCGGCCAACAGGATGGTGACTTTGGCGCAGCAACAGCCGGGGTTTCTTGGGGTTGAGTCGGTTCGTGCCGATGACGGGATCGGGATTACCGTATCTTATTGGACGGATCGCGATGCGATTAGCCAATGGCGCCATAATGCCGAACATATGGCAACCCAAGCGATGGGGCGTCAGGAATTTTATGATTGGTACCGGATACGCATCGCCGAGGTCGTTTCCGAACGGGCGTTTTTGTCCGATAATATTGTTCAAGGCCAGCCCGCCAGCGATTAG
- the grxD gene encoding Grx4 family monothiol glutaredoxin — translation MLDDALKTRIDNEIASEQVVLFMKGTPVFPQCGFSAAVVGVLSHLGVKFRGINVLEDDNIREGIKAYSDWPTIPQLYVKGEFVGGCDIIREMYETGELTEMFQTHGIDARPS, via the coding sequence ATGTTGGATGATGCACTCAAGACCCGCATTGATAATGAAATTGCCAGCGAGCAGGTCGTGCTTTTCATGAAAGGCACTCCGGTTTTTCCACAATGCGGATTTTCTGCCGCTGTTGTCGGTGTGCTATCACATCTTGGCGTGAAATTTCGCGGTATCAACGTCCTTGAAGATGATAATATTCGCGAAGGTATCAAGGCCTATTCAGACTGGCCAACGATTCCCCAGCTTTATGTAAAAGGTGAGTTTGTTGGCGGCTGCGACATCATTCGTGAGATGTATGAAACTGGCGAACTGACCGAAATGTTCCAGACACATGGCATTGACGCCCGCCCAAGCTAA
- a CDS encoding BolA family protein, translating to MAMAASEIEALISAAFPDATITIEDLRGDGDHYACNVISAAFAGKNRVQQHQMVYKALGGRMGGELHALALQTSAPQE from the coding sequence ATGGCAATGGCAGCAAGCGAAATAGAAGCTTTGATCAGTGCCGCCTTCCCTGATGCCACCATAACTATTGAAGATTTACGCGGTGATGGCGACCATTACGCCTGTAATGTGATCTCGGCTGCCTTTGCTGGCAAAAACCGCGTTCAGCAGCACCAAATGGTTTATAAGGCACTTGGTGGGCGCATGGGCGGCGAGCTACACGCACTGGCCCTGCAAACATCGGCACCACAAGAATAA
- the purL gene encoding phosphoribosylformylglycinamidine synthase subunit PurL: MNAASDVMTFENAAAMGLSRDEWALINQRLGRTPNLCELGIFSAMWSEHCSYKSSKKWLKTLPIDGPQVIEGPGENAGAVDIGDGLAAIFKIESHNHPSFIEPYQGAATGVGGILRDVFTMGARPVALLNALRFGEASHVKTRHLVGGVVSGIGGYGNCIGIPTVGGEVNFDKSYNGNILVNAMAVGLANSDRIFRSAATGPGNPVIYVGAKTGRDGIHGATMASAEFSDETESKRPTVQVGDPFTGKLLMEACLELMASDSVLSIQDMGAAGLTSSSVEMASKGGLGMEIDLDLVPAREEDMSAYELMLSESQERMLMVLRPDATETARAIFNKWDLDFMPIGRVTETGRLILLKDGGTACDIPIGPLVDDAPEYDRPYGDAPVRVQLPSADIASDAPISTVLKSLLGDVNLASRRWIYEQYDSQVMADTVAGPGGDAALIRVHGSKRGLAMSTDCTPRYVEADPKTGGAQAVAEAYRNLSAIGATPLAITNNLNFGNPEKPEIMTQLVESVLGMGEAARHLDTPVVSGNVSLYNETDGNAIQPCPVIGMVGVIEDVDHAAGNRFVADGEDIFVVGQSDIVNDGWLGASVYQQLHGDQAIYAPPPVNLDAELKNGSFVREQILGGSISAAHDISDGGLAVAIAEMAIRSSFGADITVPQAGQLHGWAFGEDQARFVVTTANHSALISAAKDAGVEITKIGKVSASGELKFGASDAISVSELGVVFEATIPALMAG; encoded by the coding sequence ATGAACGCAGCATCCGATGTAATGACTTTTGAAAATGCCGCCGCAATGGGGCTTTCGCGTGATGAGTGGGCGTTGATTAATCAGCGCCTTGGCCGGACGCCAAATCTTTGTGAGCTTGGAATATTCTCGGCCATGTGGTCGGAACATTGCTCGTATAAATCGTCGAAGAAATGGTTAAAGACCCTGCCGATTGACGGCCCGCAAGTGATCGAGGGGCCGGGCGAGAATGCGGGGGCGGTTGATATCGGTGACGGGCTGGCCGCTATTTTCAAAATTGAAAGCCATAATCACCCATCCTTTATCGAGCCTTATCAGGGCGCGGCAACGGGCGTTGGCGGGATTTTACGCGATGTGTTCACGATGGGCGCACGTCCGGTTGCATTGCTGAATGCGTTACGTTTTGGCGAGGCCAGCCACGTGAAGACCCGACATCTTGTTGGCGGTGTTGTGTCTGGCATCGGCGGCTATGGCAATTGCATTGGCATTCCCACTGTTGGCGGCGAGGTCAATTTCGACAAATCCTATAATGGTAATATTCTGGTCAATGCGATGGCGGTTGGCCTCGCCAATAGCGACCGTATTTTCCGTTCAGCAGCGACCGGCCCGGGCAATCCGGTGATTTATGTTGGCGCCAAGACTGGCCGTGATGGCATTCATGGCGCAACGATGGCATCAGCCGAATTTTCTGACGAAACCGAAAGCAAGCGCCCGACCGTTCAAGTTGGTGATCCGTTCACCGGCAAATTGCTGATGGAGGCCTGTCTTGAGCTGATGGCATCGGACTCGGTATTATCCATTCAAGATATGGGCGCTGCTGGTCTGACATCATCATCGGTTGAGATGGCGTCAAAGGGCGGTCTTGGCATGGAGATTGATCTTGATCTTGTGCCCGCACGCGAAGAAGATATGTCGGCTTATGAGCTGATGCTGTCAGAGTCGCAAGAACGGATGCTGATGGTGCTAAGGCCTGATGCCACAGAGACGGCACGGGCGATTTTCAACAAATGGGATCTCGATTTCATGCCGATTGGGCGGGTTACCGAAACGGGCCGCCTGATCCTTTTAAAAGATGGCGGCACTGCTTGTGATATTCCGATTGGCCCGCTGGTTGATGACGCGCCTGAATATGATCGCCCGTATGGCGATGCACCGGTGCGCGTGCAGCTGCCGAGCGCAGATATTGCCAGTGATGCGCCAATTTCCACGGTGCTGAAATCACTGCTTGGCGATGTTAATCTTGCAAGTCGCCGCTGGATCTATGAGCAGTATGACAGTCAGGTGATGGCCGATACAGTTGCGGGCCCGGGCGGCGATGCGGCCTTAATCAGGGTGCATGGCAGCAAGCGCGGCCTTGCAATGAGTACCGACTGTACCCCACGCTATGTTGAAGCTGATCCGAAAACCGGCGGCGCACAGGCGGTTGCCGAGGCCTATCGTAACCTTTCAGCGATTGGTGCAACCCCGCTTGCGATCACTAATAATCTGAACTTTGGCAATCCTGAAAAGCCGGAAATCATGACCCAGCTTGTCGAGTCGGTGCTTGGCATGGGTGAAGCTGCGCGCCATCTGGATACCCCTGTGGTTTCGGGCAATGTGTCGCTTTATAACGAAACCGATGGCAACGCAATTCAGCCCTGTCCGGTGATTGGCATGGTTGGTGTGATCGAAGATGTTGACCATGCCGCCGGTAACAGGTTTGTTGCCGACGGTGAGGATATTTTCGTTGTTGGTCAAAGCGACATTGTGAATGACGGCTGGCTCGGTGCCTCGGTTTATCAGCAACTGCACGGCGACCAAGCGATTTACGCACCGCCGCCGGTTAATCTAGATGCTGAGTTAAAAAATGGCAGCTTTGTCCGTGAACAGATTTTGGGCGGCAGCATCAGCGCGGCGCATGACATCAGCGATGGCGGCCTTGCCGTTGCCATTGCCGAAATGGCAATCCGGTCCAGTTTTGGGGCTGATATCACGGTGCCGCAGGCGGGCCAGCTGCATGGCTGGGCCTTTGGTGAAGATCAGGCGCGGTTTGTCGTGACCACGGCCAATCATTCAGCATTAATTTCAGCCGCAAAAGATGCTGGCGTTGAAATCACAAAGATTGGTAAGGTTTCGGCTAGCGGTGAATTGAAATTCGGTGCCAGCGATGCCATATCAGTTAGTGAGTTGGGTGTTGTCTTTGAAGCGACTATCCCTGCATTGATGGCGGGCTAG